In Alkalihalobacillus sp. FSL W8-0930, a single window of DNA contains:
- a CDS encoding alpha/beta hydrolase: MGHYIEVDEHVNVYVEDVGEGTPILFLHGWPVSHKMFEYQQIELPKHGYRFLGMDLRGYGKSDAPWSGYDYDTMAADVDKVVRALDLQDVVLVGFSMGGPIAIRYLAKYKENPVQKLVLLGAAAPLFTQRDEYPHGLEKSGVDDIIANLKADRPGMLKDFGGMFFHQDMSEAFSEWFLNLGLTASPHATIHSAHALRDEDGRVDLASVHVPTLILHGKHDEICPFEFTSFMEEGIAEATVVPFENSGHGLVFEEKEKVNHEILQFLKG, from the coding sequence ATGGGACACTATATAGAAGTTGACGAACATGTAAACGTATATGTTGAGGACGTGGGCGAAGGCACACCTATTCTTTTTCTTCACGGATGGCCAGTTAGCCATAAGATGTTTGAGTATCAACAAATTGAACTACCAAAGCATGGCTACCGTTTCTTAGGAATGGACTTACGTGGCTACGGGAAATCCGATGCGCCATGGAGTGGATATGATTACGACACGATGGCAGCAGACGTTGATAAAGTTGTACGGGCGCTTGACTTACAAGATGTTGTACTCGTTGGTTTCTCCATGGGTGGCCCGATTGCCATTCGTTATTTGGCAAAGTATAAAGAAAACCCTGTTCAGAAGCTAGTCTTGCTTGGTGCAGCTGCACCTCTTTTCACACAGCGAGATGAATACCCTCATGGTCTCGAGAAGTCTGGAGTAGACGACATAATTGCAAATCTCAAGGCAGATCGACCAGGAATGCTTAAAGACTTTGGTGGGATGTTCTTTCACCAAGACATGTCGGAAGCTTTCTCTGAATGGTTCCTAAACCTAGGACTTACAGCGTCGCCTCATGCTACCATTCATTCAGCTCATGCATTACGAGATGAGGATGGACGAGTTGATCTAGCAAGTGTGCATGTTCCAACGTTGATTCTCCACGGTAAACATGATGAGATTTGTCCGTTTGAATTCACTTCGTTTATGGAGGAAGGGATTGCTGAAGCCACTGTTGTTCCATTTGAAAATAGTGGACATGGCTTAGTGTTTGAAGAAAAAGAGAAGGTAAATCATGAGATACTGCAATTCTTAAAAGGATAA
- the spoIIE gene encoding stage II sporulation protein E, translated as MLKKAVKLWSEPVWIAKVGQVYQGTTDSMKRQAISWFDTAFYKWGLLIAIMGFLLGRAVILTELTPFVLPLLAAVYLLKRDKAAIAAFSLLGGAIFSYHGQVGFVITAIIAYILLQKAVTRFVTDQKSALPYLVFSASLLSRLGLVFIGTGTISGYALMMAAVESGLSFILTMIFLQSVPLLTAKRIQRPLKNEEIICLIILLASVMTGTVGWAWNDMTVEHVMARYLLLIFGLVGGAAIGSTVGVVTGLILSLASLANLYQMSLLAFSGLLGGLLKEGKKVGVAVGLLVGTLLIGMYGEGGPGIAATLLETFAAILLFFLTPNRFIHKISRYIPGTVEYANEQQQYLKKIRDVTAGKVEQFSTLFQTLSKSFQMPPPTDERERGEKEVDYFLSNVTEKTCQTCFKKEKCWVQNFSKTYETMNKIMTETEKNGEVKDQILQMEWNKHCIRPEKVVQAIVTEHSHYQVNQMLRKQVSESRKLVADQLLGVSQVMGDFAREIQKEKEAHYQQEEELLEMLRGAGIEVGHIDIYSLRAGQAEIELSVPFDGGQGMGEKVIAPMLSSLLNETIVLQKEETGFYSNGHSHMTFASARQYVVETGVANVAKGGAWISGDSFSTLELGSGQFALAISDGMGNGERAHLESTETLKLLQKVLESGIEEMVAIKSVNSVLSLRTTDEIFSTLDLAMIDLQTAKAKFLKIGSIPTFIKRRDKVLQIDASNLPMGMFQDFDVDVVSEQLKAGDIIIMVSDGIFDSPTHVENKDQWMKRMISELEGADPQEMADMILERVIRSDSGYQIEDDMTVIVAEVKRNTPKWASIPLYRPSPPLKKRA; from the coding sequence ATGTTAAAGAAAGCTGTAAAGTTATGGAGTGAACCTGTATGGATAGCGAAAGTCGGTCAAGTCTATCAAGGAACCACAGATTCAATGAAACGACAAGCCATTAGTTGGTTTGATACAGCATTCTATAAATGGGGTCTTCTAATCGCCATTATGGGATTCTTACTCGGACGAGCCGTCATCTTAACAGAATTAACTCCGTTTGTGTTGCCTCTTCTGGCAGCGGTTTATCTCCTGAAACGTGATAAGGCAGCGATTGCTGCATTCTCTCTGTTAGGTGGGGCTATATTTAGTTATCACGGGCAGGTCGGATTTGTCATTACGGCAATCATTGCATATATCCTCTTACAGAAAGCTGTCACACGTTTTGTAACAGACCAAAAAAGTGCACTGCCTTACTTAGTTTTCTCTGCCAGCTTACTTTCAAGACTGGGTCTTGTCTTTATTGGAACCGGAACGATATCAGGGTACGCCCTCATGATGGCAGCTGTGGAATCGGGACTTAGCTTTATCTTAACGATGATCTTCCTGCAAAGCGTGCCGCTATTAACAGCTAAACGAATTCAGCGACCTTTAAAGAATGAAGAAATTATTTGTTTAATTATCCTGCTAGCGTCTGTAATGACGGGGACCGTTGGTTGGGCATGGAACGATATGACAGTTGAACACGTGATGGCCAGATATCTATTACTTATTTTTGGATTAGTTGGCGGAGCGGCGATAGGCTCTACAGTCGGGGTGGTGACCGGACTTATATTAAGCTTAGCTAGTCTTGCCAATTTATATCAAATGAGCTTGCTTGCCTTCTCAGGGTTACTTGGAGGTCTTCTTAAAGAAGGAAAAAAAGTGGGCGTAGCGGTAGGTCTTCTTGTCGGTACTCTATTAATAGGTATGTATGGCGAGGGAGGACCAGGCATCGCGGCCACGCTACTAGAAACATTTGCTGCTATTCTATTGTTTTTTCTCACGCCAAATCGCTTCATTCATAAGATATCACGCTACATACCAGGTACGGTGGAGTATGCGAATGAGCAGCAGCAATATTTAAAGAAAATACGTGATGTTACAGCAGGTAAAGTGGAACAGTTTTCCACGTTGTTTCAGACACTATCAAAAAGCTTTCAGATGCCTCCTCCTACTGATGAGCGGGAGCGAGGCGAAAAGGAAGTGGATTATTTCCTGAGCAATGTAACGGAGAAAACATGCCAAACCTGCTTTAAAAAAGAGAAGTGCTGGGTTCAGAACTTTTCTAAAACCTATGAAACGATGAATAAAATTATGACTGAAACGGAGAAAAATGGTGAGGTGAAGGATCAAATTCTTCAAATGGAATGGAATAAGCATTGTATCAGGCCGGAAAAAGTCGTTCAGGCTATAGTAACAGAACACAGCCACTATCAAGTGAATCAAATGCTTAGAAAGCAAGTGTCTGAAAGCCGAAAGCTTGTAGCTGATCAATTACTCGGAGTGTCTCAAGTGATGGGGGACTTCGCCCGGGAAATTCAAAAAGAGAAGGAGGCTCACTATCAGCAGGAGGAAGAGCTTTTAGAAATGCTTAGAGGAGCAGGGATTGAAGTGGGGCACATTGATATCTACAGCTTGAGAGCAGGTCAAGCCGAAATTGAGTTAAGTGTTCCATTTGACGGAGGGCAGGGAATGGGCGAGAAAGTGATCGCTCCTATGCTTTCATCCCTGTTGAATGAAACAATTGTGCTTCAAAAGGAGGAAACGGGGTTCTATTCAAATGGACATAGTCATATGACCTTTGCTTCAGCAAGGCAATATGTTGTAGAAACGGGTGTAGCGAATGTTGCGAAGGGGGGAGCTTGGATTTCTGGAGATAGCTTTTCTACTCTTGAGCTCGGTTCGGGTCAGTTTGCGCTCGCAATTAGCGATGGGATGGGGAATGGAGAGCGGGCGCACCTGGAGAGTACTGAAACATTAAAGCTGCTACAAAAAGTTCTGGAGTCAGGCATTGAGGAGATGGTCGCCATCAAGTCTGTAAACTCAGTCCTTTCCCTCCGAACAACAGACGAAATCTTTTCAACACTTGATTTAGCAATGATTGATTTACAAACGGCTAAAGCGAAATTTCTTAAAATCGGATCGATTCCTACCTTTATTAAGCGAAGAGATAAAGTGCTCCAAATTGATGCGAGCAATCTACCAATGGGCATGTTCCAAGATTTTGACGTAGACGTTGTTAGTGAACAGCTTAAAGCTGGTGACATCATTATCATGGTTAGTGACGGGATTTTTGACTCCCCAACCCATGTTGAAAACAAAGATCAATGGATGAAACGAATGATTTCAGAACTAGAAGGAGCTGATCCACAGGAGATGGCAGACATGATTCTGGAACGTGTAATCCGGTCAGATAGTGGGTACCAGATCGAGGATGATATGACAGTCATTGTAGCTGAGGTGAAACGAAATACACCAAAATGGGCCTCTATCCCACTTTACCGGCCTTCGCCTCCTTTGAAAAAAAGGGCTTAA
- a CDS encoding S1 domain-containing RNA-binding protein — protein MSIEAGSKVQGKVTGITHFGAFVELPGGTTGLVHISEVADNYVKDINEFLKVGQEVLVKVVNVEKDGKIGLSIRKAQDRPASAPDKASRPSPASRPSRPFNNSRPQGGNRSQRGNVRQTVTFEDKVSRFLKDSEERLTTIKRQTESKRGGRGAKRG, from the coding sequence ATGTCAATTGAAGCAGGCAGCAAGGTGCAGGGCAAAGTGACGGGCATTACACATTTCGGTGCATTCGTAGAACTACCGGGCGGAACAACTGGACTTGTTCATATTAGTGAAGTGGCTGATAACTATGTCAAAGACATTAATGAGTTTTTGAAGGTTGGCCAGGAAGTCCTGGTGAAAGTTGTAAACGTTGAGAAAGACGGAAAAATTGGTTTATCAATTAGAAAGGCTCAAGATCGCCCGGCTAGTGCGCCAGACAAGGCTTCACGTCCTAGTCCTGCCTCACGCCCCTCCAGACCATTTAATAATAGTCGACCTCAAGGAGGAAACCGCAGTCAAAGAGGAAATGTTAGGCAAACCGTTACGTTTGAAGATAAGGTTAGTCGCTTCTTAAAGGATAGCGAAGAACGTTTAACCACAATTAAGCGTCAAACCGAATCTAAACGTGGAGGACGCGGTGCAAAAAGAGGCTAA
- the ehuB gene encoding ectoine/hydroxyectoine ABC transporter substrate-binding protein EhuB produces MNVKTGYILSGLLSVAILSACSSVGGDTLENIQENGTVQVGVANERPYGYEEADGGVTGASVEVARAVFSELGVDELEGSVVEFDALINGVNSRNFDVVTAGVYVTPDRCENALFSEPDYRIGEGLAVQPGNPHNITSYQDIADNPDLTVTVMSGAIEIEYLREMGVDNSQIEQVSSITDNISALSSGRTDAITMTDLTLRTALQDQDDENVEIVENFEQPVINGEEVYGYGAAVFHPDDEEFKDAYNEKLEELKESGRILEIMEPFGFTEDNMVNDMTTEELCAG; encoded by the coding sequence TTGAACGTAAAAACAGGTTACATACTATCAGGCTTGCTTTCTGTTGCTATTCTTAGTGCATGTTCTAGTGTTGGCGGCGACACGCTAGAGAACATTCAAGAAAATGGAACAGTACAGGTAGGCGTAGCAAACGAACGTCCATATGGGTATGAGGAAGCTGACGGCGGAGTAACCGGGGCCTCCGTAGAAGTTGCAAGAGCTGTGTTTAGTGAGCTAGGGGTTGATGAGCTTGAAGGTAGCGTAGTGGAATTTGACGCGCTCATTAACGGGGTAAATTCAAGAAACTTTGATGTTGTAACAGCTGGTGTGTATGTCACACCTGACCGTTGTGAGAATGCCTTATTTTCTGAACCAGATTATCGGATTGGTGAGGGTCTAGCTGTTCAACCTGGAAATCCGCATAATATAACCAGCTATCAGGATATTGCTGATAATCCAGATCTTACAGTCACCGTTATGTCTGGAGCGATTGAGATTGAATATCTCAGAGAAATGGGCGTTGATAATTCACAGATTGAACAGGTTTCAAGTATTACTGATAATATTTCCGCTCTATCCTCGGGTCGTACAGACGCCATTACGATGACTGACCTTACGTTACGTACTGCCCTTCAAGATCAGGATGATGAGAATGTTGAGATTGTTGAAAACTTTGAACAGCCGGTCATTAACGGTGAAGAAGTATATGGATATGGAGCTGCTGTTTTTCATCCAGACGATGAGGAATTTAAAGATGCATACAACGAGAAGCTAGAAGAATTAAAAGAGTCTGGCAGAATCTTAGAGATTATGGAGCCATTTGGTTTCACTGAAGATAATATGGTGAACGATATGACCACTGAGGAGCTTTGTGCAGGATAA
- a CDS encoding VWA domain-containing protein: MKGTLKQILLITDGHSNQGEDPIAIAAIGREQGITLNVIGIVDGDSLNEQGIKEVEAIALAGGGVSQIVYAKQLAKTVQMVTRKAMTQTLHGVVNKELQDILGGGQELEDLPPEKRGQIMEVVDDLGETISLEVLILVDTSASMRDKLPMVQEALTDLSISLTSRVGENRFALYSFPGKRREVDRLLEWTPRLDSLTTVFQKLSPGGTTPTGPAIQAAVRIFTQKGSKRSLLNHEEQLLDEIAD; encoded by the coding sequence ATGAAAGGTACATTGAAGCAAATCCTGTTAATTACAGATGGACATTCAAATCAAGGAGAAGATCCTATTGCAATAGCGGCGATTGGCAGGGAACAAGGAATCACACTTAATGTGATCGGGATCGTCGATGGAGATTCATTAAATGAACAAGGTATAAAAGAAGTAGAAGCGATTGCTCTTGCAGGAGGCGGTGTTAGCCAAATTGTTTATGCTAAGCAGCTAGCAAAGACTGTGCAGATGGTTACAAGAAAAGCAATGACACAAACCTTGCATGGGGTCGTAAACAAAGAACTGCAGGATATATTAGGGGGTGGGCAGGAACTTGAGGACTTGCCACCTGAAAAAAGAGGACAGATCATGGAAGTGGTTGATGATTTAGGAGAGACCATTTCACTAGAGGTACTTATTTTAGTTGATACAAGCGCAAGTATGCGTGATAAGCTGCCAATGGTGCAAGAGGCTTTGACAGACCTGTCTATTAGCTTAACTTCCAGAGTAGGGGAGAATCGCTTTGCTCTCTATTCATTCCCTGGGAAAAGACGCGAAGTGGATCGTTTGCTCGAATGGACACCTCGCTTAGATAGCTTAACAACTGTGTTTCAAAAGCTATCACCTGGAGGAACGACGCCAACTGGTCCTGCAATTCAAGCTGCCGTTCGTATCTTTACTCAAAAAGGTTCGAAAAGGAGCTTGCTGAATCATGAGGAACAGTTACTCGACGAAATCGCCGATTAA
- a CDS encoding septum formation initiator family protein yields MANRKPTIRELDSAYIKQREQEKQLQLKRKRGLMRRLTVLGFVGFIILGIVSATLITQAKSISEKKEEQAALKEDHDALIAEQEKLEQDIRNYNNPDYIGEVLRRDYFLTRPGETLYKLPESSSD; encoded by the coding sequence ATGGCCAACAGAAAACCTACTATAAGAGAATTAGATTCAGCTTATATTAAGCAACGTGAGCAAGAAAAGCAGTTACAGCTTAAGCGTAAGCGGGGGTTAATGAGACGACTGACAGTGCTTGGATTTGTTGGTTTCATTATACTTGGTATTGTATCAGCAACATTAATTACCCAGGCCAAGTCCATTAGTGAAAAGAAAGAAGAACAGGCAGCATTAAAAGAAGATCATGACGCCCTTATAGCAGAACAGGAAAAACTTGAACAGGATATCCGGAATTATAATAATCCTGATTATATTGGAGAAGTTCTAAGAAGGGATTATTTTTTGACACGTCCTGGAGAAACATTATATAAATTACCAGAATCATCATCAGATTGA
- the ehuD gene encoding ectoine/hydroxyectoine ABC transporter permease subunit EhuD has product MIDWQVAIDAFPVIFRAMFVTLGITLGAYLVSVVFGLVLTLLGRSSFKPLAWTVYGFVQFVRSTPPLVQLFFVYYAWPQIPVVGVSMSAVTAGIATLGIHYATYLSEIYRSGINSVPKGQWEASRALNFSRPKTWIKVILPQAIPPVIPMMGNYLIVLFKETPLLMAISVYEMLAAARELGASNFQYTEVYTIVGLLFLLLSYPSSLLVGYAEKRMNNRIQRKAKKVEKEQASA; this is encoded by the coding sequence ATGATCGACTGGCAGGTTGCTATAGACGCCTTTCCTGTGATTTTTCGTGCAATGTTTGTCACCTTGGGTATTACGCTCGGCGCATATCTGGTCTCCGTTGTGTTTGGACTCGTACTGACACTGTTAGGCAGGTCTTCTTTTAAGCCTCTTGCATGGACCGTATATGGATTTGTACAATTTGTAAGAAGTACTCCGCCACTTGTTCAGTTGTTTTTTGTATATTACGCGTGGCCACAAATTCCTGTAGTCGGTGTATCGATGAGCGCGGTAACAGCTGGAATTGCGACACTCGGTATTCACTATGCTACATACTTATCGGAGATTTATCGTTCGGGGATTAACTCGGTTCCAAAAGGGCAATGGGAAGCGAGCCGGGCACTAAACTTCAGTCGTCCAAAAACATGGATAAAGGTTATTCTGCCACAGGCGATCCCTCCGGTTATTCCGATGATGGGGAACTATTTAATTGTGTTATTTAAAGAAACGCCACTCCTCATGGCGATCTCTGTTTATGAAATGCTTGCAGCGGCTCGTGAGCTGGGTGCGTCGAACTTTCAATATACAGAGGTGTATACGATCGTAGGTTTGTTATTCCTACTTCTTAGCTATCCATCCTCTCTCTTAGTCGGCTATGCAGAAAAACGTATGAATAATCGAATCCAAAGAAAAGCCAAAAAAGTTGAAAAGGAGCAGGCATCCGCATGA
- a CDS encoding protein kinase family protein: MRNSYSTKSPIKFASGARFLGKWNKKQYTVIRTLGEGATGTVYLTQSTDGLVALKMGTDGMAITNEVNVLRQFSKKTRVVLGPKLMDVDDMLFDGTTYPFYAMEYVKGEALITFMHGKGPEWLGLMILQLLGDLENLHKEGWVFGDLKPDNLLVTGPPSRVRWLDVGGTTLLGRSIKEYTEFFDRGYWTLGTRKAEPSYDLFSVAMIMINCAYPKRFDKKSGSPLQQLKSSIHGQPLLRPYESILVKALTGHYNQAGSMKRDLTQVMQQVTASERTVTTKRLRAKKHKKKRGFKVELALSATLLFVGCLLYLFILTM; encoded by the coding sequence ATGAGGAACAGTTACTCGACGAAATCGCCGATTAAGTTCGCTTCGGGTGCTCGTTTTTTGGGCAAATGGAATAAAAAACAATATACTGTGATCCGCACCCTTGGTGAAGGTGCAACGGGAACAGTGTATCTTACCCAGTCAACGGACGGTTTAGTGGCTCTTAAAATGGGAACAGATGGTATGGCGATTACAAATGAAGTGAATGTACTAAGACAATTCTCCAAAAAAACGAGGGTTGTATTAGGTCCAAAGTTAATGGACGTAGATGATATGTTGTTCGATGGGACGACCTATCCATTCTACGCGATGGAATACGTCAAAGGTGAAGCGTTAATTACGTTCATGCACGGCAAAGGACCTGAGTGGTTGGGTCTAATGATTCTGCAATTACTTGGAGACTTGGAGAATCTTCACAAAGAGGGCTGGGTGTTTGGTGATTTAAAGCCAGATAATTTACTTGTAACGGGTCCTCCTTCTCGAGTACGGTGGCTCGATGTTGGGGGAACAACTCTTTTAGGACGTTCGATTAAAGAGTACACGGAGTTCTTTGATAGAGGTTACTGGACGCTAGGCACAAGAAAGGCTGAGCCTTCCTATGATTTATTTTCTGTTGCCATGATTATGATTAATTGCGCCTATCCGAAACGTTTTGATAAAAAATCAGGATCACCCCTTCAGCAACTTAAATCGTCGATCCACGGTCAACCTCTCTTACGACCGTATGAATCCATATTAGTTAAAGCATTAACTGGACACTATAATCAAGCAGGTTCCATGAAAAGAGATCTGACTCAAGTCATGCAGCAAGTAACTGCGTCTGAACGCACAGTAACAACAAAGCGTCTGCGCGCAAAAAAACATAAGAAAAAGCGCGGGTTTAAGGTAGAGTTAGCATTAAGTGCGACCTTACTTTTTGTTGGATGTCTTTTATACTTATTCATTCTTACAATGTAA
- the ehuC gene encoding ectoine/hydroxyectoine ABC transporter permease subunit EhuC, whose translation MSAVDIVQVLMRGLPTTVSLLLTATALAFTVAFIAGISRVSKYKFVRIGTMIYVEFFRGTSLLIQLFWLFFVLPEAFGIRLDPFVAGVVTLGLNYGAYGSEIVRSAILSVPKGQTEAGIALNMTRTQQMFRVILPQAFRTMIPGLTNNSIELLKGTSLVALITLQDMMYWGQNLRGADYSSALPVFAILLVTYFLIALPLILLSKYFEKRASRGVAST comes from the coding sequence TTGAGCGCAGTAGATATTGTACAAGTACTTATGCGAGGATTGCCCACAACCGTTTCACTTCTGTTAACGGCAACAGCTTTGGCATTTACCGTTGCGTTTATTGCTGGTATTTCAAGAGTATCGAAATACAAGTTTGTTCGTATTGGTACGATGATTTATGTAGAGTTTTTTCGGGGTACGTCCTTATTAATTCAATTGTTTTGGTTATTTTTTGTGTTACCTGAAGCCTTCGGAATCCGTCTAGATCCATTTGTTGCCGGGGTCGTCACTTTAGGATTAAACTATGGTGCTTATGGCTCTGAAATTGTGAGAAGTGCGATTTTGTCTGTGCCAAAGGGGCAAACAGAAGCAGGGATTGCTTTAAACATGACAAGAACACAACAGATGTTTCGAGTGATTCTCCCGCAAGCCTTTCGAACGATGATACCTGGTTTAACAAATAATTCAATTGAGCTGCTAAAAGGAACCTCTTTAGTTGCGTTAATTACTCTTCAAGATATGATGTATTGGGGACAAAATTTACGTGGAGCCGATTACAGTAGTGCTCTTCCTGTTTTTGCTATTCTTCTTGTTACGTACTTTTTAATTGCCTTACCACTTATTCTTCTCTCTAAATACTTTGAGAAGCGGGCATCAAGGGGGGTGGCTAGCACATGA
- a CDS encoding L,D-transpeptidase produces MPNKSIQIKTTTHQLTLYENGQAIKTYPVAIGKVATMTPYGQFTIVNKQANPGGSFGAFWLGLSKPHYGIHGTNDPSSIGKSVSHGCVRMYNEDVVELSKQVFVGTPVSIIP; encoded by the coding sequence ATGCCTAATAAATCGATACAAATTAAGACAACAACACATCAGTTGACGCTCTATGAGAATGGCCAAGCGATTAAGACGTATCCGGTTGCGATAGGAAAGGTTGCAACGATGACTCCGTATGGACAATTTACGATTGTAAATAAACAAGCGAATCCAGGCGGTTCATTTGGAGCGTTTTGGCTGGGATTGTCTAAACCCCACTACGGAATCCATGGAACAAATGATCCATCCTCCATTGGAAAGTCCGTTTCTCACGGCTGCGTGCGCATGTACAATGAGGATGTAGTGGAGCTATCAAAGCAAGTATTTGTAGGTACACCCGTTTCAATTATTCCATAA
- the ehuA gene encoding ectoine/hydroxyectoine ABC transporter ATP-binding protein EhuA, producing the protein MTQPIVQFKGLGKSFDELEVMKDFTLDVDPGEIVSIIGPSGSGKTTIIRMLMTLEKPTAGDIIVEGENLWKMQAKGKMVDADEKHLRKVRSNVGMVFQHFNLFPHMTILRNCTEAPIHVLGISKKEAEARATQMLEKVGLGDKVDNYPIQLSGGQQQRVAIARALVMQPKIMLFDEPTSALDPELVGEVLEVIKDLAQQGDMSMILVTHEMDFAWQVSDRIVFIADGKLVEHGKPSDVLDNPKSERLKNFLERFRTQV; encoded by the coding sequence ATGACACAACCTATTGTACAATTTAAAGGACTCGGTAAATCCTTTGATGAATTAGAAGTGATGAAAGATTTTACGCTGGATGTTGATCCAGGTGAAATTGTATCCATTATCGGTCCAAGTGGTTCCGGTAAAACAACCATTATACGAATGTTAATGACTCTTGAAAAACCGACCGCGGGTGATATTATCGTGGAGGGTGAAAATCTGTGGAAGATGCAGGCAAAAGGTAAAATGGTCGATGCGGACGAAAAGCATTTACGAAAGGTTCGCTCCAACGTCGGAATGGTGTTTCAGCATTTTAACCTTTTCCCTCATATGACGATCTTGCGCAACTGCACGGAGGCACCCATTCACGTCCTTGGCATATCTAAAAAAGAAGCCGAAGCACGAGCAACTCAAATGCTCGAAAAGGTTGGACTCGGTGACAAGGTAGACAATTACCCTATTCAACTTTCAGGGGGACAGCAACAACGTGTGGCAATCGCCCGTGCACTTGTCATGCAGCCTAAGATCATGCTGTTTGATGAGCCAACCTCCGCGCTTGACCCGGAGCTTGTTGGTGAAGTACTAGAAGTTATAAAAGACCTTGCACAGCAAGGGGATATGTCGATGATTCTTGTTACGCATGAGATGGACTTTGCGTGGCAGGTTTCAGATCGAATTGTTTTTATAGCTGATGGCAAGCTTGTTGAGCACGGTAAACCAAGCGATGTGCTCGACAACCCTAAGAGCGAGCGACTTAAGAATTTCCTTGAACGTTTTCGCACTCAAGTGTAA
- the yabP gene encoding sporulation protein YabP, translating to MDQFEFGTPMGRASESKDHDITLKGRKQLDITGVKQVESFDNEEFLMETTMGFLSVKGQNLHMKNLNVEQGLVSIEGKIHDMIYLDHSGPDKSKGFLGKLFK from the coding sequence ATGGATCAGTTTGAATTCGGCACACCAATGGGCAGAGCAAGTGAATCCAAGGATCACGATATTACGTTAAAAGGACGTAAACAGCTTGATATTACGGGTGTCAAACAAGTAGAAAGCTTTGATAATGAAGAATTCTTAATGGAAACAACGATGGGTTTTTTATCGGTTAAAGGCCAAAATCTTCATATGAAAAACTTAAATGTCGAGCAAGGACTCGTCTCAATAGAAGGTAAGATACATGACATGATTTATCTAGATCATTCCGGTCCAGATAAGTCCAAAGGATTTCTAGGGAAGTTATTTAAGTGA